The following proteins come from a genomic window of Candidatus Thiodiazotropha sp. CDECU1:
- a CDS encoding ATP-binding protein, which translates to MARLYITLYGVLFITIAFFFASLNWFPDLVLHGTVKRYYERAMLGAYELVENRLQGKPPSSWEEVIRDLEPHFHYGLGLYTLDRIEASEKQKRIVQTGELIFLEEVEQTRFFRRVFDSDQYLMMVLGPNPEQEERDQVAGIVYLIEAKFLAREPADWPTVLMELDRIFDMPLSLFSIDDPALPQDRLVDIEAGKTVILGLEEMKETYYKRLGESDQVFRAGPFPLPPLIRYFNPILYFLLALLIALAVYVWVRPVWRDLTRIDRGVRELGAGDLDTRLLVRRRSALKPLADAFNTMADRLQRLIHSHRELTGAVSHELRTPIARLRFRVDMLEEPLREGDRERHISAMRKDIQELEELVSESLSYSRLDRERPELVLEPVNLNDWLNELLIDLEESLPTQRIVCECSVDTVDTVVNLDSRLMGRAVKNLLRNAHRHAASKIVLRGDCGNGEASIVVEDDGTGVPEEERERIFEPFARLDSARDRESGGVGLGLAIVNQIARWHDGRVWVENSGLGGARFIIAWPEQATENLKE; encoded by the coding sequence ATGGCCCGACTCTACATCACCCTGTATGGGGTACTCTTCATTACCATCGCCTTCTTTTTCGCCAGCCTGAACTGGTTTCCCGACCTGGTTCTGCACGGCACCGTGAAACGCTACTATGAACGGGCCATGCTCGGGGCCTATGAGCTTGTGGAGAATCGCTTGCAGGGCAAACCCCCATCCAGCTGGGAGGAGGTTATCCGCGATCTGGAACCCCACTTTCATTATGGATTGGGACTCTACACCCTGGATCGGATCGAGGCTTCCGAAAAGCAGAAGCGCATCGTGCAGACGGGAGAGCTGATCTTCCTCGAAGAGGTGGAGCAGACCCGGTTCTTCAGACGTGTATTCGACTCCGACCAGTATCTGATGATGGTGCTGGGCCCCAACCCGGAGCAGGAGGAGCGGGATCAGGTGGCGGGTATAGTCTACCTGATCGAGGCAAAGTTCCTGGCCAGGGAACCCGCGGATTGGCCCACTGTGCTGATGGAGCTGGACAGGATATTCGATATGCCCTTGTCGTTGTTCAGCATCGATGATCCGGCGCTGCCCCAGGATCGATTGGTAGACATCGAGGCGGGGAAGACTGTCATCCTGGGTCTGGAGGAGATGAAGGAGACCTACTATAAACGTCTGGGAGAATCCGACCAGGTGTTCCGCGCCGGTCCCTTTCCCCTGCCGCCCCTGATACGCTACTTCAATCCTATCCTCTATTTTCTCCTGGCGCTGTTGATCGCCCTTGCGGTATACGTCTGGGTACGCCCGGTGTGGCGGGATCTCACCCGCATCGATCGGGGTGTGCGGGAATTGGGGGCCGGTGACCTGGACACCCGCCTGCTGGTCAGGCGCCGTTCGGCCCTGAAACCATTGGCGGATGCATTCAACACCATGGCCGATCGCCTGCAACGCCTGATCCACTCCCATCGGGAACTCACCGGTGCCGTCTCCCATGAATTGCGAACCCCCATCGCGCGGTTGCGCTTCAGGGTGGATATGTTGGAGGAGCCCCTGCGCGAGGGTGACCGTGAGCGCCACATCAGTGCCATGCGCAAGGATATCCAGGAGTTGGAGGAACTGGTCAGCGAATCCCTAAGCTACTCCAGGCTCGATCGGGAGCGCCCCGAGCTGGTGCTGGAGCCGGTCAATCTCAATGATTGGTTAAACGAGTTGTTGATCGATCTGGAGGAGTCACTGCCGACGCAACGCATCGTCTGCGAATGTTCAGTCGACACCGTTGATACTGTTGTGAACCTGGATAGCCGATTGATGGGGCGGGCGGTGAAGAATCTGTTGCGGAATGCTCACCGGCACGCCGCTTCAAAGATCGTGTTGCGCGGGGATTGTGGTAATGGGGAAGCGAGCATTGTCGTGGAGGATGATGGGACGGGGGTGCCAGAAGAGGAGAGGGAGCGCATCTTCGAACCCTTCGCCCGCCTTGACAGCGCCCGCGATCGGGAGTCGGGGGGTGTCGGTCTTGGACTCGCCATTGTCAATCAGATCGCCCGTTGGCACGACGGCAGGGTGTGGGTCGAGAACTCAGGCTTGGGGGGTGCCCGGTTTATTATTGCTTGGCCTGAGCAAGCCACTGAGAACCTCAAAGAGTAA
- a CDS encoding response regulator: protein MQINTESGPARILLVEDDVELAELVQEYLQRYEFEVSLEHRGDTAPARVREQHPDVLVLDLNLPGRDGLDICRELRAEYPGPIVMFTARDEDVDEIVGLELGADDYLTKPVEPRVLLARLRSLLRRFRHSEHNPQDDDQLHFGTLLIDASARAVSIDEQEVELSTGEFDLLWLLATKAGKVVNRDSALKTLRGFGYDGLDRSVDIGISRLRRKLGDDANHPYRIKTVRGRGYLFVPDAWD from the coding sequence ATGCAGATCAATACCGAATCGGGACCCGCAAGGATCCTGCTGGTCGAGGACGATGTGGAGCTTGCCGAACTGGTGCAGGAGTATCTGCAGCGCTATGAGTTCGAGGTGAGCCTGGAACACCGTGGCGATACCGCTCCGGCGCGGGTGCGGGAGCAGCATCCTGATGTCCTGGTGCTGGATCTGAATCTGCCGGGTCGGGACGGGTTGGATATCTGCAGGGAGCTGCGTGCGGAGTATCCGGGCCCGATCGTGATGTTCACCGCCCGGGACGAGGATGTGGATGAGATCGTCGGTCTCGAACTGGGCGCCGATGACTATCTGACCAAGCCGGTGGAACCGAGGGTCCTGCTGGCAAGGCTCCGCTCCCTGTTGCGCCGCTTTCGACACAGCGAGCACAACCCTCAGGATGATGACCAGCTGCATTTCGGTACCCTGCTTATCGATGCCAGTGCGCGCGCAGTGAGCATCGATGAACAGGAGGTAGAGCTCTCCACCGGGGAGTTCGATCTGCTCTGGCTGTTGGCTACAAAGGCAGGCAAGGTGGTGAATCGGGACAGTGCCTTGAAGACCCTGCGCGGTTTCGGTTACGACGGCCTCGACCGCTCGGTGGATATCGGCATCTCCAGGTTGCGGCGCAAACTCGGCGACGATGCCAACCACCCCTATCGCATCAAGACCGTACGTGGCCGGGGTTATCTGTTCGTACCGGATGCCTGGGACTGA
- a CDS encoding DUF3592 domain-containing protein has protein sequence MRKEKRIRSWLLAIFGLPFFAIGLFFIYKTAVSVFDAVQMASWEQAQGSLISAEVSHHRSDDTTTYQAEARYRYQVNGVKYSGDRVAIHGGSDNIGDFQQQLGRQLQKLYHKQQPVPVYYDPSDPNQAVLNRDLRWGMIGFNTIFIIVFGGAGLGLILFGLRGKRVIDTPEAKQKPWLARPEWADNRILSGARLGMYLFWGFTIFWNALSIPAAIAVPEVWRKEGALALLILLFPLIGMGLLYWTVKQTLEWRRFGYTPLTLDPFPGSIGGDVGGEIQIDLPYVSDLVCEVTLSCIYSYVTGSGKNRSRSEEVKWQDSGYAQVEPAARGMRLGFRFSVPEGLNPSEEETGNHYFWRLNIKAEQPGIDLDRSYTIPVYATAEQSRFLHLDSGKETPRGMPELTAEMVLPLRRNGMLQELYYPMLRQPVLSTVFTVVGVVFAIAGVVLWGKAAQEGGMLYFMGGIFTFLGSMVALAGLYTALNSLYIAWDGRQVVTIRRLLGITIRWKNARYHELRNIEFKKGSTSTQRGNTHKIEYHVIAQTTKGKIVLAENLDSHSKAKLVTEFFREQFNLHEQREN, from the coding sequence ATGAGAAAAGAAAAACGTATACGCAGCTGGCTTCTGGCAATATTTGGCCTGCCCTTTTTTGCCATTGGTCTCTTCTTTATTTATAAAACGGCGGTCTCTGTTTTTGATGCTGTGCAGATGGCCTCCTGGGAACAAGCCCAGGGTAGCCTGATCTCGGCAGAGGTGAGCCACCATCGTTCAGACGACACTACCACTTACCAAGCCGAGGCCCGCTATCGCTATCAGGTGAATGGGGTCAAATATTCCGGTGACCGGGTGGCGATACACGGCGGCAGTGACAATATCGGCGACTTTCAGCAACAACTTGGCCGCCAGCTTCAAAAGTTATATCACAAACAACAACCGGTGCCGGTCTACTACGATCCCTCAGATCCCAACCAGGCGGTGCTTAACCGTGACTTACGTTGGGGCATGATCGGCTTCAACACCATCTTCATCATCGTATTTGGCGGCGCCGGTCTGGGCCTGATCCTATTCGGCCTGCGCGGCAAGCGTGTCATCGATACACCGGAGGCTAAACAGAAACCCTGGCTGGCACGCCCCGAGTGGGCCGATAACCGCATCCTTTCTGGGGCCCGTCTTGGGATGTATCTGTTCTGGGGTTTCACCATCTTTTGGAATGCCCTGAGTATCCCGGCCGCCATTGCCGTACCGGAAGTTTGGCGCAAGGAGGGCGCCCTGGCGCTGTTGATCCTGCTCTTCCCCCTGATTGGCATGGGGCTCTTATACTGGACTGTGAAACAGACCCTGGAGTGGCGCCGTTTTGGCTATACCCCGCTGACCCTGGATCCCTTTCCCGGCTCAATCGGGGGTGACGTGGGTGGCGAGATCCAGATTGATCTACCTTATGTGTCCGATCTGGTCTGTGAGGTGACCCTGAGTTGCATCTACAGTTATGTCACCGGCAGTGGTAAGAACCGTTCCCGTAGTGAAGAGGTGAAGTGGCAAGACAGCGGATACGCCCAGGTGGAGCCGGCAGCCCGGGGGATGCGATTGGGTTTTCGCTTCAGCGTGCCGGAGGGTCTAAACCCCAGCGAGGAGGAGACGGGTAACCACTATTTCTGGCGTCTGAATATCAAGGCGGAACAGCCGGGGATCGATCTGGATCGCTCTTACACCATACCGGTCTATGCCACCGCTGAGCAGTCCCGTTTCCTGCATCTGGACTCCGGCAAGGAGACGCCCCGCGGCATGCCCGAATTGACCGCCGAAATGGTGCTGCCACTGCGTCGCAACGGCATGCTGCAGGAGCTCTACTACCCGATGCTGCGCCAACCGGTGCTATCCACTGTGTTCACGGTGGTTGGTGTGGTCTTTGCCATTGCCGGTGTGGTGCTGTGGGGTAAGGCGGCGCAAGAGGGTGGGATGCTCTACTTCATGGGAGGCATATTCACCTTTCTGGGTAGCATGGTGGCGCTGGCTGGCCTCTACACTGCCTTGAACAGCCTCTACATAGCCTGGGATGGCAGACAAGTGGTGACCATTCGGCGCCTGCTGGGTATCACTATCCGCTGGAAGAATGCCCGCTACCATGAACTGCGTAACATAGAGTTTAAGAAGGGTTCCACATCGACCCAGCGCGGTAACACCCATAAGATCGAATATCACGTCATAGCACAGACCACAAAAGGGAAGATAGTATTGGCGGAGAATCTGGACTCACACAGCAAGGCGAAACTGGTAACGGAGTTTTTCCGCGAGCAGTTCAATCTGCATGAACAGAGGGAAAACTGA
- a CDS encoding dihydroorotate dehydrogenase-like protein: MDLTSHYLGMRLKNPLVPSASPLSRSIDDARRMEDAGAAAIIMYSLFEESVTQEEETMVRFLHHQETGFSEADGFLPDHYDFSNGQERYLENLRGLKQALEIPVIASLNGTTPGGWIAHAREMEQAGADALELNIYQVAADITVSGREIEQRYIELLKQLKQQVSIPINMKLSPAFSAMANMVKQLELAGASGVSLFNRFYQPDINIDNLRLTSSLQTSTSAESLLAMRWIAILHGRTLLSLGATGGVHTPEDAIKLLLAGADVVHLCSLLLEQGPKAIQPIIAGIEAWMEEQGFESVEEIRGRVSQISVADPSAFERINYVNIIDGFTVSPGVRG, translated from the coding sequence ATGGATCTGACAAGCCATTACCTGGGCATGCGGTTGAAAAACCCCCTGGTGCCCTCCGCATCCCCCCTCTCCCGCAGCATCGATGATGCACGCCGCATGGAAGATGCCGGTGCCGCTGCCATAATCATGTATTCCCTGTTCGAGGAGTCCGTCACTCAGGAAGAGGAGACCATGGTGCGTTTTCTCCACCACCAGGAGACCGGCTTCTCCGAGGCGGATGGTTTCCTGCCAGACCATTACGATTTCTCCAATGGTCAGGAGCGCTATCTGGAGAATCTGCGGGGGTTGAAACAGGCCCTGGAGATCCCTGTCATCGCCAGTCTCAACGGCACCACTCCAGGCGGCTGGATTGCCCATGCCCGGGAGATGGAGCAGGCGGGCGCGGATGCACTGGAATTGAACATCTATCAGGTCGCCGCCGACATCACGGTCAGCGGCCGCGAGATCGAACAGCGCTATATCGAACTGCTCAAGCAGCTGAAACAGCAGGTTTCCATACCCATCAACATGAAACTCTCACCGGCCTTCAGCGCCATGGCGAACATGGTGAAACAGCTGGAATTGGCGGGCGCCAGCGGCGTTTCACTGTTCAACCGCTTCTATCAGCCCGACATCAACATCGATAATCTGCGTCTCACCTCCAGCCTGCAGACCTCCACATCCGCTGAATCCTTGCTGGCGATGCGCTGGATAGCCATCCTGCATGGCCGCACCCTGCTCTCGCTCGGGGCCACCGGTGGTGTACATACCCCGGAGGATGCCATCAAGCTGCTGTTGGCCGGCGCCGATGTGGTCCACCTCTGCAGCCTGCTGCTGGAACAGGGTCCCAAGGCAATCCAGCCCATCATTGCAGGTATCGAGGCATGGATGGAAGAGCAGGGATTCGAATCGGTCGAGGAGATTCGCGGCAGGGTCAGTCAGATCAGTGTTGCCGATCCCAGCGCGTTCGAGCGGATAAACTATGTGAATATAATAGACGGCTTCACTGTCAGTCCCGGCGTGCGTGGTTAA
- the zapD gene encoding cell division protein ZapD — protein MTDLIHFEHPLNERIRTFLRLEHLFLHVDHFRPMADIWSNRAAIDGLLSIITIFSRSDLKTEILKELERHTANLERVRQQPGVDMQALGQVLDDLEQAIHQVYRMDGQIARKLRSNEFLTAILQRSSIPGGGCNFDLPQYHHWLNQSHELRQNQMSEWMHELHPVREAVVLLLNLVRASNLPTQELATQGFFQKTLDSSSPAQLIRVGLPRNTATFTEISGNKHRFSIRFLEVGETSKPVQTTQDVDFQLTACIF, from the coding sequence GTGACCGATTTGATTCACTTTGAGCATCCGTTGAACGAAAGGATTCGCACCTTTCTTCGACTCGAACATCTGTTTCTGCATGTGGATCATTTCCGCCCGATGGCTGACATCTGGAGTAACCGGGCCGCCATAGACGGCCTGCTGAGTATCATCACCATCTTCAGCCGCTCCGACCTGAAGACCGAGATTCTCAAGGAGTTGGAGCGCCACACAGCGAACCTTGAACGGGTACGCCAGCAACCGGGCGTCGACATGCAGGCGTTGGGACAGGTATTGGATGATCTGGAACAGGCGATTCATCAGGTATATCGCATGGATGGCCAGATTGCCCGCAAGCTGCGCAGTAATGAATTTCTCACCGCTATTTTGCAGCGCAGCAGCATCCCGGGAGGGGGCTGCAATTTCGATCTGCCCCAGTACCACCACTGGTTGAACCAGTCCCACGAGTTACGCCAAAACCAGATGAGCGAATGGATGCATGAGCTGCACCCGGTGCGTGAGGCCGTGGTACTGCTATTGAATCTGGTACGCGCCAGCAACCTTCCGACCCAGGAGCTGGCCACGCAGGGATTCTTCCAGAAAACCCTCGATAGCTCATCTCCGGCCCAGTTGATTCGCGTCGGACTCCCCAGAAATACGGCAACCTTCACCGAGATCAGCGGTAACAAGCACCGCTTCAGCATCCGCTTCCTGGAGGTTGGGGAAACCAGTAAACCCGTGCAAACCACGCAAGATGTGGATTTCCAGCTAACCGCCTGTATCTTTTAA
- the yacG gene encoding DNA gyrase inhibitor YacG gives MCSSQQRTVPCPTCGKPVVWSEGSPWRPFCSERCRLIDLGDWFDENHRISEPLEDHSEDETSN, from the coding sequence ATGTGCAGCAGCCAGCAGCGAACCGTCCCATGCCCCACATGCGGTAAACCTGTCGTCTGGTCAGAGGGCTCACCCTGGCGCCCTTTCTGTAGTGAACGCTGTCGTCTCATCGACCTGGGAGACTGGTTTGATGAGAATCACCGTATCTCGGAACCCCTGGAAGACCACTCCGAGGATGAGACGAGTAATTAA
- a CDS encoding thioredoxin family protein, translating to MSWVMIILLLVASFLILVPLFSYMSAKRLVGKKIISNLSNNRMLYFYSENCPPCRTMTPIIERLAKQHDGIVKVDVRKDPETGRQFNIRATPTLVLMKDSVVTDVALGAKTESQLISLLQKIT from the coding sequence ATGTCCTGGGTAATGATCATACTGCTGTTGGTTGCAAGTTTTCTCATACTTGTGCCCCTGTTCAGCTACATGTCTGCAAAGCGCCTGGTAGGCAAGAAGATAATCAGCAATCTAAGCAACAACCGGATGCTCTATTTCTATAGTGAAAACTGTCCGCCTTGCCGCACCATGACCCCGATCATCGAGCGTTTGGCAAAACAGCACGACGGCATTGTGAAAGTGGATGTGCGCAAGGATCCCGAAACCGGCAGACAATTCAATATCAGGGCAACACCCACCCTGGTGTTGATGAAAGACAGTGTGGTCACCGATGTGGCACTTGGCGCAAAAACAGAATCACAGCTTATATCTCTGTTACAGAAGATAACCTGA
- a CDS encoding MBL fold metallo-hydrolase has product MHYKIIPVTPFQQNCTLFWCDKTQHAAIIDPGGDTQQVVSQLDALDLIPECILLTHGHLDHAGGANELAQRLSLPIVGPHRDDAYLLDNMQQQTAMFGFGEGTNCIPDQWLDQGDEITIGEERLEVFHCPGHTPGHIIFFHRATQIAQVGDVLFNGSIGRTDFPRGDYATLIQSIRGRLWPLGNEVRFIPGHGPESTFAEERRSNPFVCDGC; this is encoded by the coding sequence ATGCACTACAAGATCATCCCAGTCACCCCCTTTCAGCAGAACTGCACCCTATTCTGGTGCGACAAGACCCAGCATGCGGCTATCATCGATCCGGGGGGTGACACCCAACAGGTGGTGAGTCAACTCGACGCCCTCGATCTCATACCGGAATGCATCCTGCTCACCCATGGCCATCTCGATCATGCCGGCGGTGCCAATGAACTGGCTCAACGTCTAAGCCTGCCGATTGTGGGACCGCACCGTGATGACGCCTACCTGCTGGATAATATGCAGCAACAGACCGCCATGTTCGGATTTGGCGAGGGTACAAACTGCATACCGGACCAATGGCTCGACCAGGGTGATGAAATCACCATTGGGGAGGAGCGCCTGGAGGTCTTTCACTGCCCCGGTCACACCCCGGGACACATAATCTTCTTTCATCGAGCCACACAAATTGCCCAGGTCGGTGACGTACTGTTCAACGGTTCCATCGGGCGCACCGATTTCCCCCGTGGCGATTACGCTACGCTCATCCAATCCATCCGAGGTCGACTTTGGCCCCTGGGCAATGAAGTCAGGTTCATTCCCGGACATGGCCCGGAATCGACCTTCGCTGAAGAGCGCCGCAGCAATCCCTTTGTCTGCGATGGTTGCTAG